From a single Larus michahellis chromosome 18, bLarMic1.1, whole genome shotgun sequence genomic region:
- the MEIOC gene encoding meiosis-specific coiled-coil domain-containing protein MEIOC, with translation MEPKVAFRGGSRCWSSAEAGGRLTDVFSSGMTGSGSLYPCYKSQTEENVELPQTYSSSLSTSEYSAPVDSSLLYAPWSTYGDDTKQPPASQINVKSRIQPERNDYGSETDLYGLVSNILEEQDKSQPYCAEGGCAPNLKSVWPMNATRIVDHHDLLPETKRPVVGAVSQQGFYSSESVSAAEKQYLQSGNLVSQQKVEECCRGFTGIDLEEQCLYPSRNDHANCCNVQTNENMKTTPIYQNYPYIKNTFTPQVGYSELIKDLGDDAYSYGREKVCPKGADAQLHQKRAETFLPQFHRYNENADYSRYTEYPHASKAKPNKSTNCSLQENKKLVNGTIEAPSLDAEPYTKLFQVKSGTQKKIEDTISDQQNFTFPKAVGIMSEKQFTNEASFCSDLGQKFEYGLKSFAACPGNNDHANDVEKQQFSKSDLQNSDYCKSLPLLPNPANPSAGTNVRPAWMNMQTKTAASVPFQNPSPLLKLNNHLPAFPKSSSHSNDFFQLSSSNFPLNSNLFHKYCQDNPFFSSLDVGYNTAERARSAACMEALVRSGEENLIEYLSEKKLKQPNGFCDNYSAQQFGIIENVNKHRFQLKPQSERYELEGQKHVDGLLQTVYQDLLESQGQFNLRQGSGDSNALNPATCLQAPGFPNNCMMGDFRRNQQFGSSAFPLRSARLFGRSIVPLMESHDLFSRDDLKRFYPYFNDKMYGDSSFSGFVPAFGFQRQVKTRGGPASELHLRLEECYEQWRALEKERKKTESALAKNFQGKKVSSANNTPIPRLTSNPSRVDRLIVDQLREQARVVTLLGKMERLRSSPLHANISTALDKHLEVIHVVQSRRKDEIVNASNRQRQGAPRCQDDRDVFALALAIREMSIATRKARTTLWCAFQMTLPKSPAGKPDREKALRETAQPEEKACENANSCGVLNQWAEVSKH, from the exons ATGGAG CCTAAAGTTGCGTTCAGAGGCGGCAGTCGCTGCTGGAGTAGCGCAGAAGCTGGCGGGAGGCTGACGGATGTATTCAGTAGCGGAATGACAGGCTCTGGCTCGCTATATCCTTGCTACAAATCACAG ACTGAAGAAAATGTAGAGCTACCTCAGACCTACAGTTCTTCCCTTTCAACATCGGAGTACTCTGCACCTGTGGACTCTTCCCTTTTGTATGCACCGTGGTCAACCTATGGAGATGATACTAAGCAGCCTCCTGCTTCTCAGATCAATGTGAAGTCCAG GATCCAGCCTGAAAGGAATGATTATGGCAGTGAAACAGATTTATATGGACTGGTGTCTAACATCTTGGAAGAACAAGATAAATCACAGCCATATTGTGCTGAGGG GGGTTGCGCTCCCAACTTGAAGTCAGTGTGGCCCATGAATGCAACCAGAATCGTAGACCACCATGACCTGCTGCCAGAAACTAAAAGACCAGTTGTCGGAGCTGTCTCACAACAGGGTTTTTATAGCAGCGaatctgtctctgctgctgaaaaacaGTACTTGCAAAGTGGTAATCTTGTATCGCAGCAAAAAGTAGAGGAATGTTGTCGCGGGTTTACTGGCATAGACCTTGAAGAGCAGTGTTTATACCCTTCTAGGAATGATCATGCCAACTGTTGCAACGTGCAGACTAATGAGAATATGAAGACAACACCCATATATCAGAACTATCCATACATAAAAAACACCTTTACACCTCAAGTTGGTTATTCAGAATTAATCAAAGACTTAGGAGATGATGCTTATTCTTATGGAAGGGAGAAGGTGTGTCCCAAAGGAGCAGATGCGCAGTTGCACCAAAAGCGGGCAGAGACGTTTCTTCCACAGTTTCACAGATATAATGAAAATGCAGATTATAGTAGGTACACTGAATACCCCCATGCTAGTAAAGCAAAGCCGAACAAGAGCACTAATTGTAGcctccaagaaaataaaaagttagtaAATGGAACCATTGAGGCACCATCTCTGGACGCAGAACCCTATACTAAATTATTTCAAGTTAAATCaggaactcagaaaaaaatagaagataCAATTTCAGATCAGCAAAACTTCACATTTCCCAAGGCTGTAGGAATTATGTCAGAAAAACAATTTACAAATGAAGCTTCATTCTGCAGTGATTTGGGGCAAAAATTTGAATATGGACTAAAATCATTTGCAGCTTGTCCAGGGAATAATGACCATGCCAATGATGtagaaaagcagcagttttccaAGTCTGATCTTCAGAATTCTGACTACTGTAAATCACTTCCATTGTTACCAAACCCCGCAAACCCCTCAGCAGGTACTAATGTaaggccagcctggatgaacatGCAAACTAAAACCGCTGCTTCGGTCCCATTTCAGAATCCAAGTCCTTTGTTGAAACTGAATAATCATTTACCTGCTTTTCCAAAAAGTTCCAGTcattctaatgatttttttcagttatcaTCTTCAAATTTCCctttaaatagtaatttatttcaCAAGTACTGTCAAGATAATCCGTTTTTTTCAAGTCTCGATGTTGGCTATAACACTGCAGAACGAGCTCGGTCTGCTGCTTGCATGGAAGCACTAGTTAGGAGTGGAGAAGAGAATCTCATTGAGTATTTgagtgaaaagaaattaaagcagcCAAACGGATTCTGTGACAATTATTCAGCTCAGCAGTTTGGGATCATTGAAAATGTGAACAAACACCGTTTCCAGTTGAAGCCACAGAGTGAGCGTTATGAGCTGGAAGGACAAAAACACGTGGATGGGTTGTTGCAGACCGTGTACCAAGATTTACTGGAGTCCCAGGGTCAGTTTAATCTCAGGCAGGGGAGCGGAGACAGTAACGCCCTCAATCCTGCGACTTGCCTGCAGGCTCCAGGCTTTCCCAACAATTGCATGATGGGTGACTTCAGGCGTAATCAGCAGTTTGGCTCAAGTGCGTTCCCCTTGAGGTCAGCTCGCCTCTTTGGCCGTTCCATCGTCCCTCTGATGGAGTCTCACGACTTGTTCTCCCGTGACGATTTAAAACGCTTCTACCCTTATTTTAACGATAAGATGTACGGTGACagttctttttctggttttgtaccAGCATTTGGATTTCAAAGGCAAGTTAAAACCCGTGGTGGGCCTGCCAGTGAACTTCATCTTAGACTAGAAGAATGTTACGAACAGTGGAGAGctctggagaaagaaagaaagaag acTGAATCAGCCCTTGCTAagaattttcaagggaaaaaggTTTCCAGTGCTAACAACACTCCAATTCCAAGGCTGACATCAAACCCATCAAGAGTTGATCGCTTAATTGTGGATCAGCTACGTGAACAAGCCAGA GTTGTGACTTTACTGGGAAAAATGGAGCGCCTTCGCAGTTCTCCCCTTCATGCTAACATTTCTACTGCTCTTGATAAACATCTGGAGGTAATTCATGTAGTGCAGTCACGTAGAAAAGATGAAATTGTAAATGCTTCAAATCGACAGAGGCAAGGAGCTCCCAGATGCCAAGATGACAGAG ATGTGTTTGCTCTTGCTCTGGCAATTAGAGAGATGAGCATAGCAACGCGTAAAGCACGTACAACACTCTGGTGCGCGTTCCAGATGACCTTACCGAAATCTCCAGCTGGAAAACCGGATCGAGAGAAAGCTCTTCGGGAGACGGCGCAACCTGAAGAAAAAGCGTGCGAAAACGCAAACAGCTGCGGCGTCCTAAACCAGTGGGCTGAAGTAAGCAAGCACTAA